In Bactrocera oleae isolate idBacOlea1 chromosome 3, idBacOlea1, whole genome shotgun sequence, a genomic segment contains:
- the LOC138856196 gene encoding uncharacterized protein, translating into MDTEMHSTPTPTMRSAITVPRLGIMPTAAPRTPAATAPSTTARTSIRASAAVPSPPEAPHRIRCPLCCRSHKLQHCGLFKGMSPTQRQQVAQAHGHCNNCLAHTHTTQECDSGALCQMCGRQHHTLLHRTPRREVNRQPAPRIRGANRPQQTNRVARRRRTAPRSESRPWRQHNVPPTRRRPHYRRTSGLSNVVATLQQLQRLLG; encoded by the coding sequence ATGGATACAGAGATGCATTCCACCCCAACGCCAACAATGCGATCGGCCATCACGGTGCCTCGCCTTGGGATTATGCCAACCGCGGCGCCCCGAACACCAGCCGCAACTGCACCGTCAACCACCGCTCGTACTAGTATTCGAGCCTCCGCAGCCGTTCCGTCTCCACCAGAGGCGCCCCATCGCATCCGATGCCCCCTTTGTTGCCGTTCACACAAGTTGCAGCACTGTGGGCTCTTCAAGGGCATGTCGCCGACACAACGCCAGCAGGTTGCCCAGGCGCATGGGCATTGCAACAATTGTCTGGCGCATACACACACGACGCAGGAATGCGACTCCGGTGCTTTGTGCCAAATGTGTGGCAGGCAGCATCACACGTTGCTTCACCGTACTCCGAGGCGAGAGGTCAATCGGCAGCCTGCCCCACGAATCCGCGGTGCAAACCGACCGCAGCAAACCAATCGTGTGGCACGTCGCCGAAGAACGGCACCCCGATCGGAGTCCCGTCCATGGCGTCAGCACAACGTACCACCGACTAGGCGTAGGCCGCACTATCGTCGCACGTCCGGACTCAGCAACGTtgtggcaacgttgcaacagctacagcgactgctaggctga